The genomic window ATTGCAACAGCAGGGAGCTACTTAAATGCTTCTAATGAATATGATTTATATCAAAAGGCGCAGAGTAATGAGTCAGCACTTGATCATAAAACTAAAACGCAGACATGGGATACGGCAACGCTGGCATGCGGAATTGGGACAGGGGTGTTTGGGTTGATTGCATTAATTACTAATACATCAACAGAAAGTAATGTGTCGGAATTGGATAATGACAAAATACATTTAGTATGCAAACCTTCCTTTGACGGAATAAGCATAGCATTATGCGGGAGGTTTTAAAGTGAAGCCAATTAATAGAATAACGGTAGTACTAATATTAAGCGTTTTGATAGGTGTTGGATGTACCCGTAGTTGGAACAATCCTTATGATTCAATAAATCTCGCAACAAAAATACAGGCATACAAACCGAATATAACTACGATTGGAAATACTTCAACCACTATGAGATTAACTTGGAATATAAAATATGGGGAAGAATGGACAAGCTCATATACGAGTAACATCTATAGAGATGGGGTGAAAATAGGAACAACCACTGCAACATATTATGAGGATTATCCAGTTGTTATCGGGACGACATATTCTTATCAAAGGACTATTTCTGGAGAAGGGGTAGAAAGTTTAAAAAGTGACGTCGCAATCTATAAAGCGAATTAAGAATGAGGTGCGTTATGAGTAGAAAAGATGTTGGCTTGTTTATATTAGGGCTAGTAATTGTATTTGTTGGAGGTTGTGGACAAGGTGAAATTGAAAAACTAAAATCAGAGAATGCTTCATTGAAGAATGAGATCAAGTGTTTAAAAGAGACGGCAGATTATCATTATAAGGAAGGTGTTTTATTATTGAAGGATAAGTCATATTATAATGCGAAAACGGAGTTTGAAGCTGTAATTGAGAAGTATCCAACGAGTTCTTTAGTTGCATCTTCAAGGGAGCGTTTAACTGAAATTAATAGGGAGTTGGTAAGGGTCGAGGCGGAAAGGATCGCTGGAGAAAAGCGTAGACAAGAAGAAGAAAAATACAAGCCAAAAGAAGATCGGGATGCAAAAGATGAATGGGTCAACTTTCGTAGTGCTGAGGAAAAATACAAAGGAACCGTTACAACTTGGAGATTTAAAGTGAGTTACATTTCAAGGGAAAATCCCTTGGGTCGTCTGGCTTCGAGTTACAGGGATAATAATAGCTATAGTGTTAGTGTTCTTGGTCCAGAGGGGTATACATATCAATGTGCTGTTATGTTAAAAAAAGTTCCAGAAGTTAAGGAAGACGATTGGATGGTCGTTACTGGGAAATTTGAATACGTTTCTTCAGACAACGTTGTAGTACTAAGTCCTATTAAGGTAATTAACGAAGGTTTCAAGAAATAAAGTAGAACAAAACAAGACAGTTTAAATTTAAGAGCCTTGAGGGTTAAAAGCCCAAGAGGCTCTTTCTATTTGGAGCCAAGAAGAATGCGAGAAAAAGAAGAGTTGGAGACGGAAGCAATCGAGTTGGTGGATATCATGGTTAATGTTTTGAAAGATATGGGCTTCTCGTATTCAAGGGCGGTGACGGACATTTTAAAAGTAGAGGTATATTGTCACCTTTTTGCCAAGTACGGGAAAAGTAAAGGAAGGATCAATTATAAACGGGCAAATACGCGAGCAAACGGGGCTTAAGCATGAGATCTCGGATCGCTATAACCAAATATATTATAAGAATAAGAAGAGAAGGAAAACGGGGGTTTAAACGTGAAAAAGAATGTTTTTAATATAATGGAAGTAAAAATCGTATTTTTAAGGAGCAGATATGCAAAAGATCGGAGAGCTGATAAAGACTATCAGTATCAAAGAAAAGAATGACCTGAGGGAGCACATGGAAACGCAGGTTAAACAAGATAGCATAATAAACGCCGTAGATGAAAAACTGGCAAGCATAGCAAAGATGGGGGATGTTGAAAAAGGTAGAGAAATTAAGAGCCTGTTGTTTGAGGTCGCAGTCTGGTTGGATGGGGTCGAGTTAGAGATTATCAAGAAGAAGATTATCTCCCAGTTAGGAATGTCAAGCAAGGTAATAAACGAGTATCTATACGATTGCAGAAAGCAGAGAGTTAAACCCGACAAAGAGATACCTGCCCATATCGTCTGGGAAGAGCCTAGAATATTTTGTCCCGCCTTGGATTTCATCAACGAAACCGCCTATGTAACAATAACCCTCTATAAGGAAGTAAAAGGTGAGTATTTTGAAGTCCCATATGTTATTGCCAGTAACCGTGAATGTTTCCCGTTAACCAAGGAAGAGATGTATAAGCGGAAACTGATTTATTCGGGATCAACGTATTTACCTGAAAGCAGGTGGAAGTCCGAAAGTATCCAGAAGTTTTTAAAGAATGAAGAAGGCGAGATTAACGCCTATCAGGTGTTCAATGAAATAAAGGAGTTATACAAACAGTATTTAGATTTTGAAGAGACGGCTCTATACGATTTCTTTTCGATATGGTGCATAGGTACATACTTTCATCCATTGTTTTCATCATTCCCTTATTGTTTCCTTTCAGGGACGAGAGAAAGTGGGAAGTCAAAGTGTTTAAAACTAACGTCAAGATTTGCATTTAACGCAGAGTTTACGGCAAGTTTAAGCACGGCTTCAACGTTTAGGATAGTAGAAGCCAATCGGAGCAGTTTAATGATTGATGAAATGGAAAATATCAATAGCGGTGATAATCCAGAGTTTAGGAGCGTAATTCTTTCAGGGTATGAGGCAGGAGCCAGTGTACTAAGGTGTGGAGAAAGAAAAGACGGATTCGAGATACAAAGATTTAGAAGTTATTCACCGAAGGTATTTGCCAATATTGCAGGGGTGGAAGATGTTCTAGGTAGCAGGGTTATCTATATCACTATGAGCAGGAGTGGCAATAAGGAGATTTCAGAAAGGGAGATATATTTGTTGGATCCAAAATTTCAAGCTGTAAGAAACAATCTATACTTATTGTTAATGAAACATCATATTGAAATAAAAGACCTGTATATGAATATCCATAACGAGATGAGTTTCTCCGGTAGGGAATGGCAATTATGGAAGTCAATTTTTACCATAGCAACATTCTTGGATAAGATGGCAGGAACGGACGAGGTGTTTAGAACAATGTTTGACTTGGCTACGAAAAAGTATGATGAGAAATCCCAGATAGGTGAGGATGAGATGGAGCATCTTATAATCAGTGGATTAATGGAAATGATAGAGGATGTAAAGGAAGTTCAAGCAACAGAGTTATTCGAGTTCTTTAAACAAAGAAATCCTGACGAGATGTTAGAACTGACCCAGACAAAGTTCGGGAATGTTTTAAGGAGGTTAAAATGTTTTGAAAAGAAGAGGATGCTAAACGGAAAGAATTACTATTTGTTTAACAGGATAAGATTGGCGGATTTAGCAAAACGCTACCATATTGAAGGAGGGCAATGAGTATGTGGGCAAAACCATCAAAAGAAGAGCTTGAAAGCGTTCCAAAGCTGTATGAGCAAGACGGAGAAGGAACTGCTGAGAAAATAGTTTACATGCATTTCTTTGTAGCAAACTGTGACTGGTATATAACCGAGTACGATAGGGTGGATACGTTTTTTGGATTTGCAATTTTAGGCGATCCAGAAATGGCTGAGTGGGGTTATATAAGCTTCATGGAATTAAAGAATCTGAAAGTATCTTGGCTCGAAGTGGATACGGATAAACATTGGCAAGTCAGGAAAGTAAAAGAAGTACCAAAGATCGTCCAAGCTAACGGTTCTTGGTGAGATATTTGCAATAGAGGGTTAGTAGGCAGTTTAAAGATAGTTCAATAGAGGGTTTACGAGGTACCCAAAATGGTTAAATTATATTTTAAAAGGGCAATTCTAAGAAATAATAGTGGGATAGGTAGTTTATATGAAAAGATAGGATTTGAGAATATTCTATCAGGAGAAATACGGCACCCTGTTAAAAGGAGAAAAACTATCTCGACCTTATATTCTTATTTATTTAATTATTGTTTCAGGGAGAAACCACCTATTCAACTATCTATGAAACCCTATGAAACTATCTATTTTTACAAATCCCAGAAAAACCTACTCTTTATAATATTTGTTCCTAAAAACTTGGGACAAATAGGAAGAAAGTTAACTCATGGCATAAAGCAGACGGGAGAGGACGGATTAAAATTTACTCAAGAAGGGGGTGTGATAAATATTTCGGGTTATAGATTGTTAGTGATCATCACTAATGAGCAAGGGTTTACGGATAAGACTATACCAAAGGAAGTTTTGGTTTTGTTCTAAAAAGGAGGGGTTTTGTTATAGAAAACCAAAGGATACTTGGGGTGTACTATAGACGGGACGGATAGGCATGGATAAGAAAATGCGTATAACGGGGGTAAAGATGACAAAAAAGGATAGAATCGAATGGAGCGTGGCAAAAGAACTGGCGGATAGGGTCTGTAAAGAGCTTGAACCTTGGTGTGAAAGGATAGTTGTGGCAGGGTCTATAAGGCGGATGAAACCAATAGTCGGAGACATTGATTTGATTGCAAAAACAAAGCAAGAATATACCAGAGAGTTTGTAATGCAAAAGTTCTGCGTTTTAGGAGAACAGATAATAATGAGCGGGATAGTAAAAAGCTCGATAGT from Candidatus Firestonebacteria bacterium RIFOXYD2_FULL_39_29 includes these protein-coding regions:
- a CDS encoding DUF2958 domain-containing protein, with protein sequence MWAKPSKEELESVPKLYEQDGEGTAEKIVYMHFFVANCDWYITEYDRVDTFFGFAILGDPEMAEWGYISFMELKNLKVSWLEVDTDKHWQVRKVKEVPKIVQANGSW